In Flavobacterium luteolum, the DNA window CGGAATCACCAAACCTACAACCGATTTACTACAGCCCATTCTTTCCAATTTCACCATAATACTTGGCAAAGCAGCCTCAGAAGAGGAAGTTCCGAGAACCAGTAAAAGTTCTTCTTTAATGTATTTTAAAATCGAAAGGATACTTATTTTATAATATCGTAATATGCTTCCTAAAACCAAAAAGACAAATAATGCCATTGTTAGATAAACACATAGCATCAGTTTTCCAAGCGGAATCAAAGTGGCAAGACCAAACTTTCCTATTGTGTAGGCCATTCCGCCAAAGGCACCAACTGGAGCAAGATACATTACATATTTTAAAGCAGTAAAAACGACTTTTGAAAATCGTTCTAAAACTAAAATAGTCTGTTCTCTTTTCTGATAAAAGTTCAGCGCGATTCCGCATATAATGGCAGCCAATAAAACCTGTAATGTAAAGTTGGACAAGAAGAATTGCAACCACGAAAAATCCTTTGCTGCTCCGTTTGTATATTGGCTTGCATCTCCAAAAGTCAGACCCGATTTATCAATTTTTCCCGGTTTAAATATATAAGCAACAGTTACACCAATTGCCAAAGCAACGGTCGAAACCACTTCAAAATACGTTAAAGCTTTAACGCCAATTCGACCTACTTTTTTTAGATTTCCCATTCCCGAAATTCCCAGAACGATCGTCAGGAAGATAATTGGACCAATAAAGAGTGAGATTAACTGAATGAACTTTTTACCCAGAAATTCCATCTTTACACCATTTTCTGGAGAAAAATGTCCAAGTAAAACACCCGAAATAATAGCAATTAAAACCCAAAAAGTAAGATTGGTTACTATGGCTCTAAAAAGGCTTTTTTTAGATTTTGGCGAAGGATTTGGAGTAGTAATATTCATGAGAATTAGTTAGATAGTTCACAAATATATAAAAAATGCAGACCTGTAAGCCGGATTCTGTTCTTGTCTCATTTTGCAATGATACAATACCTTATCATTTATCTAGATTCAGCATTACTACTGAACTCAATCTACCTACCCTTCGGCAACGGACGAGAAGCCCTTAAATGCCGATATACTTGGTATTTCACCGCATAGAGTTTACCTGGTTTCACTACAGCATTACCTGTACATACTTTCTGCTGCACTTGTCCTAATCCCTTTCGGAACCGACGGGCGTTACCCGCTATGCTTCTCTGTGGTGTCCGGACTTTCCTCCCTTCCGATCCCGATAGCTATCGGGACGAAACGACGATAAGGCGGTCTGCGCTGCAAAAGTAGCGATTTAAGAACTAACAATAATAATTTTAAATTTCAGATTTTATGAATTTTATCATAACTTTTTAATTTTAAAATAGTTATCTTTAAAAATCTATAATTTAAATTCGGTTTATCATGAAAAGAATGTATCATTACGCAACTGTTTCAAAGGCTTTAGATCAATTGAATGAGAAAGGATTTACGTGCGACTTTAATCGAAATGCAGACGCGATTAAAAAAAATCCTGAGAAATTTGAAATTGTTCATGTGTATCGATACGAGGGTGAGTCAGACCCAGCAGATGAAGCAGTTGTATACGGAATTAAATCAACTTCGGGCAAAAAGGGAGTTTATGTCGCTGGTTTTTCAGCCGATTCAGATCAGGAAACAGCGAAGTTTTTATTTGATTTAAGCATCCGAGGACGTTAGAAAATCAAGTAAAAAAATGAGAACAAAAAAAATATTAAATAATCTATGTCATTCCTAGAAGCCGAAATTCTTTTTCGTTTTTTAGGAATGACATAAAATAAAAACCTTTGTTCTTTTGAAGCTTTAACCCCTTAAAGCTAAAAAAGCTAAACTGTCGGTATTTTCAATTTCCATCCTGGCTTAATTAAATCAGGATTTGAAATAATATCCTTGTTCGCTTCAAAAATATCCTGCCAAGAAACTCCGTATGCTTTTCCAATCTTCGAAAGAGAATCTCCTACTTCAACTGTATATTCTCTCGAAAAGCCTTCTTCCACTTCAATATTCATAACCAAATCGGCCGATCTAAAATCAGGATCAATAGTATTATAAGCATTCCAAAGCTTTTCTTTTTCTGCCGCAGATTTTGCTTTTCCGTCAATATAAAGCACATTATCCTGCTCTCTTACTTGCAAATTTTCAATTCCTAATTCGGATGCCAAATCTGTCACTTCTCTATATTTATCTTGTAAACTCATAACAACTTATTTTATAATTAATTTGTTATCTACTTTTTTAGGTTTCAATTCCTGAATGCTTTGGATAAGAGGCTGTAGTTTGTCTCTTTTAATTTCTCCCGAAAGTGTTACAACGCCTCCCACAACAGTTGCACTAACACCATCATAAGCATCTACAACTTTACTAACGGACTTGTCTAAATCGGCATCTGAATTAATAACAACAGTAGCCGCAGCTTGTTCCTGATTGGCTTTTTCAATTTCGCAGGTATTAACTACAGATTTAACACCTTTGGTTGCTTTTACGCTTTTTCCAATATTTTTTTTGAACATTTCATCATCACAAACACCTGTAATTGTAGCCACACCTTCATGTACTGTAACTTGGATGTCTGGATCATTTAATTTTTCATTAATTGCTTTTTCAATATCGGCATCACTGGGTTTGCACGACACCAAAAAAACACTGAGACTCATTCCTAATAAAATTGATCTAATTTTCATAATGATAGGTTTTAATAATTAACTCCTTAAAGTTAAACAAATTAAATATCAACAAGTTATATGATATTGTTATGATATTTGTAAATTTTCCAGCAATTTAACTTTTATCAACTTCTAAAAATTATTCAAAAAAAAACGCAAAAAGAAATTTCTGATAAAGAAAAAACAGAAGCAAAATTGGAAACTTTCAGTCGATACATTATCATTTCTTTGATTGTCAACATCGTATTATTTCTGATTTTACTCTTTGTTATTTTGAAGAAAAAGAATTTCGCTAAATAACTAAAATCGGTTTTAAACAACGAAACAAAAGTCATATATTTGCTATCGAATAAAAAAGAATATGGAACAATTTGTAGTATCGGCACGTAAATATCGCCCGCAGACCTTTAAGGATGTTGTGGGGCAAAAAGCCATTACCAACACTTTGTTAAATGCTATAGAAACCAATCACTTGGCTTCTGCTCTTTTATTCACAGGACCGCGTGGAGTTGGAAAAACAACCTGCGCTCGTATCTTGGCTCGAAAAATAAATCAGCCTGGATATGATGATCCTACCGAAGATTTTGCCTTTAACGTTTTTGAGCTGGATGCTGCCTCAAACAACTCGGTTGATGATATTCGTAATCTTATCGATCAGGTTAGAATCCCGCCACAGACTGGACAATACAAAGTATATATCATTGACGAGGTTCATATGTTGTCTTCGGCCGCTTTTAATGCTTTTCTTAAAACATTAGAAGAACCGCCAAAACATGCTATTTTCATTTTGGCTACAACAGAGAAACACAAAATCCTTCCAACGATTTTATCTCGTTGTCAGATATTTGATTTCAAAAGAATTACGGTAAAAGACGCTAAAGAACATTTAGCAGATGTTGCCGAAAGTCAAGGAATCGTTTTTGAAGACGATGCATTGCACATTATTGCTCAAAAAGCAGATGGCGCCATGCGTGATGCTTTGTCTATTTTTGACCGTGTAGTTTCGTATTGCGGAACAAATTTGACTCGCCAAGCCGTAACCGAGAACCTAAACGTCTTAGATTACGAAACCTATATTTCGATTACTGATTTACTTTTGGAAAATGAAATTCCGAAACTATTATTAGCATACAATGATATCTTAGCAAAAGGTTTTGATGGACATCATTTTATTGCAGGTTTGGCTTCACATTTCAGAGATTTATTAGTAAGCAAAACGCCTTCGACTATTGCTTTATTAGAAGTTGGCGAACAAGCACAGCAAATGTATGCCGTTCAATCACAGAAATGTTCTCAGGAATTTTTACTTAAAGGGATTGACATTGCAAACGACTGCGATTTAAAATACAAATTAAGTCAGAATCAACGCCTTTTAGTTGAATTATGCTTGATGCAATTGGCCTCTATCAACTTTGATGGAGAAAAAAAAAAGCTGAGCAATTCATAATTCCGCCCGTTTACTTTAAAAATGGAGGTTATTCTATAGTTGAAGTCCAAAATCCAAAGCCTAAAGTTGAAAGTTCTGTTGCAACTGAGAATCAAACTTCTCAAGCTGTAACTGAAACTAAAACTGCCATTTCTCAACCGCAACACGCTACTGAAACTCCAAAAGTTCAAACTCCTGAAGCTCCAAAAACAGAGGCAAACGGTGCTCCTAAAGTTTCTGCTTTTTCTCTTGCCAGTATCCGCAAGAAAAAAGAAATGGAAGCCAGCGGCAAGACATATGTTAAACCTACTTCTGCTTATTTAACTGAAGAATTTAATGAAACCGATATGCGTCTTCACTGGAACAAATATGCAGAACGTTTAGGCCAAAAAGGTCTTAAGATTATGGAATCGATTCTATTGATTAGCGATCCTGTTCTGAATGGCACAACAATCTCTTATGAATTGCCAAACGAAGGTTCTAAATTGGATTTTGAAGGTCAAATGAATGGTTTATTAGGATATTTAAAAGGTCACTTACATAATCATGATATTACAATTGAAGTAATTGTAAACGAAGAGATTAAAGCAGTAAGAGCTCTTAACGATCAAGATCGATACAATCGTTTCTTAGAAATCAATCCAAGCATTGAACTTTTACGCACTACATTTGGATTGGATATAAATCTTTAATCTCTTGTTTCTACCACAAATCAATTCATTCTGGTAATTTATAACAAAGTTTTATTTGTTTTTGAGTCCGAGATTGTAGACTTTCTCAAGCCATTTCTTTCTTTGCTCTTCGTTAGAACCTTTTATAATTCCGACGTAACTCACTCTGACAGGTTTTACACCGCAAAACTCCAAAGTAGATTTCTTTAACTGGTTTACGCTTGGCCTTCCAAAAAACAAGCGATAATACCAGCCTGGCTGATCTAAAGTTGTGATAATATGAGCTGTTTTACCTTTTAGCAATTTATCCCACCAAACCGAATTTTCGCGATACTGAAATGTCATTCCTGGTAAAAACAAACGATCTATAAATCCTTTTGTTATCGCTGGGAGTCCGCCCCACCAAACGGGATGAATCCAAACCAGATGATCTGCTCTTTTTATTTTCTCCCACGATTCTAATAAATCTGGTTCTAAGCCTGTTCTTTTTTGATAACCAAATTTTAGATTTGGATTGAAATTTAAATTGGCAATTGTGATGGTTTCAACTTGTGCACCAGAAGCAATTGCTCCGCTTTTATAAGATTCAGCAATTCCGAAATTGAAACTTTCTGAATTTGGGTGTCCGTTTATTATTAGTATTTTTTTCATATTTATGTTTTTTCAAAAATACTATTAGTACATTTTCTTTTACTGGACAAATGTCCTGAAAAGTCTTTTTTGCCACAGATTACACAGATTAAAAGGATTTTTTAAATCTAAAAAACAATAGCCTTTCTAATTCTGCTTAAATGTCTTGGAGTAATTCCTAAATACGAAGCCAAATATTGCAACGGGATTAACTGAATATAGTTTTGATGATTTGTGCAAAGTTCTTCGTAACGTTCTGCGCCTGATAATTTTTGAAACGAAATCATTCTTTTATGCAGGTTTACAAATTCTAATTCAGTCAATTTCCTGCCTGTTTCCTGCCAATTAAAACCTGATTGATAGAGCTTTTCTAAACCTTTTCGGTCTAAAATCTGTAATTCTGTATCGGTTAAAGCCTGAATATTTTCTTCTGCTTTTTCTTGGGTAATAAAACTGGCAAAAGAAGCCATAAATTCATTTTCAAAAGCAAAACAATTGGTAATTTCGTCGCCTTTGTGATTGACAAAAAAGGAACGGAGAATTCCTTTTTCTATAAAAACAATTTCGTTGCAAACCTGATTTTCAGTCAAGAGAAGTTCTCCTTTTTTTAATGTCCGAAATGTAATCAAACCATCTAAAAGGCTTAATTCATCATCTGAAAAATCTTGAATGGACTGGAAAACAGTTTTCATAAATTAATCCTCAGAAGCAAAAACGCGTTCAATTCTTTTATCTGGAATAAGCCAAAGCATAGCCACAATAAAATAAGCTGCTCCTGAAATCCATTGATTATAAAATGCAGTGACAATTCCGATTACATATAAAACTAAGGAGATTTTACCTTTAAAATCCTTTTTAAGCACTCTTCTCAAAGCCGAATCATTTCCTTCACTGCACATAATGGTATATTGCAGAATAACATACGAAATTGCAGAAAGCAGCAAAATAGTTCCATATAAACTCATTGCGGCCTTTTCAAAATTATGCTCTCCCATCCAAGCGGTAGAAACAGGAATTAAGGAAAGCCAAAACAAAAAGTGTAGATTACTCCATAATACCTTTCCGTTTACTTTTGACAATCCATGAAGTAAATAATGATGGTTATTCCAATATATTCCAACGTAAATAAAACTCAAAACATAACTTAAAAACTTTGGGATAAGAGGTTTTAAATCTGAAAACTCATGCCCTTCCGGCGCTTTGATTTCCAAAATCATAATCGTAATAATGATTGCCAAAACGCCATCACTAAAAGCTTCAAGTCTGCCTTTATTCATTTACAAAGAAAATATAAATATTAAATTTTACCGAAATACATTGCTTTTACAATACCATCAGAAAGTCCGATTTTAGGAACATAAATCTGGCGTGCACCGCTCCATTTCATCGCATTAAGATAAATACGAGTTGCATGGATAATTACGTCGGCACGGTCAGAATTCAGTCCTAATTCGGCAATTCTCTGTTCGTAAGTCAATGAATTTAAAAATGCGTACTGTGAGTTAACATAAATGTAAGAAAGCGGTTTTTCCTGCTGTTTTCCAGACATTTTAAACAACTTATTGATGTTTCCTCCAGAACCAATCAGTGTTACCTCATCGTAATCTGCCGTGTTGGTTTTAATCCATTTTTCGATCTCATCCCAAACTGAATCATGAACCATATTATTCAGTAAACGAACAGTTCCCGCTTTGAAAGATCTTGAAGTAATCATTTTTCCGTCAGAGAATAAAGTAAATTCGGTACTTCCACCTCCAACATCCACAAATAAATAGGTTTCGTCTGACTTGATTAAATGATGCAAATCTGTAGAAGCAATAATTGCTGCTTCTTTTTTACCGTCGATAATCTCTATTTTAATGTCGGCTTTTTTCTTAATTAAAGCCACAACTTCTTTAGCATTATATGCCTCCCGCATTGCAGAAGTTGCAAACGCCATATAGCGTTCTACTTTATGTACTTTCATCAAAAGATTGAATGCTTTCATCGCATCAACCATTCGATCTATATTTTCTGGTGAAATTTCTCCAACCGTGAAGGCGTCTTGTCCTAAACGAATTGGCACACGAACAAGGGAACTTTTATTAAACTGCGGTTCTTTACCTTCTTGTTCCACAACGTTAGCGATCAAAAGCCTCATGGCATTTGAACCGATATCTATCGCTGCAAACTTCCTAATATTAATCATGCTCACTTAATGATTTGAAATTGGTATTTATTATTAATTTATTTTTTGAGGAACCTCATCTAGTATCGCTACTTTATTCTGATAATATTTATAGGTCTCAAATTGCGCTCTAAATGGGGCATGATGATTTTTGGGCTTATATTTATTATCCAATTTATAAGAATGATATCTCACTTTTACGTTTCCTTTCCAGGCAATATTGAAGTTGTCAATCAATTCTTTCTTAATTTCAAGGTCATAAATCGGACAGGTTACTTCGACTCTTCCATCAAGATTTCTGGTCATAAAATCGGCAGACGAAATATAAACTTCGGTTAAACCAGCATTTCCAAAAATATAAACTCTCGAATGTTCTAAGTAATTATCTACAATACTTATAGCCTCGATATTTTC includes these proteins:
- a CDS encoding cation:dicarboxylate symporter family transporter, giving the protein MNITTPNPSPKSKKSLFRAIVTNLTFWVLIAIISGVLLGHFSPENGVKMEFLGKKFIQLISLFIGPIIFLTIVLGISGMGNLKKVGRIGVKALTYFEVVSTVALAIGVTVAYIFKPGKIDKSGLTFGDASQYTNGAAKDFSWLQFFLSNFTLQVLLAAIICGIALNFYQKREQTILVLERFSKVVFTALKYVMYLAPVGAFGGMAYTIGKFGLATLIPLGKLMLCVYLTMALFVFLVLGSILRYYKISILSILKYIKEELLLVLGTSSSEAALPSIMVKLERMGCSKSVVGLVIPTGYSFNLDGTSIYLSMSVLFIAQLYDVHLTFFEIMTVIGILMITSKGAAGVTGSGFIVLASTLTALHKIPVEGLAFLLGVDKFMSEARAITNLIGNTVATIIISKTERDFTELNLDPVSE
- a CDS encoding LysM peptidoglycan-binding domain-containing protein produces the protein MSLQDKYREVTDLASELGIENLQVREQDNVLYIDGKAKSAAEKEKLWNAYNTIDPDFRSADLVMNIEVEEGFSREYTVEVGDSLSKIGKAYGVSWQDIFEANKDIISNPDLIKPGWKLKIPTV
- a CDS encoding BON domain-containing protein; translated protein: MKIRSILLGMSLSVFLVSCKPSDADIEKAINEKLNDPDIQVTVHEGVATITGVCDDEMFKKNIGKSVKATKGVKSVVNTCEIEKANQEQAAATVVINSDADLDKSVSKVVDAYDGVSATVVGGVVTLSGEIKRDKLQPLIQSIQELKPKKVDNKLIIK
- the dnaX gene encoding DNA polymerase III subunit gamma/tau; amino-acid sequence: MEQFVVSARKYRPQTFKDVVGQKAITNTLLNAIETNHLASALLFTGPRGVGKTTCARILARKINQPGYDDPTEDFAFNVFELDAASNNSVDDIRNLIDQVRIPPQTGQYKVYIIDEVHMLSSAAFNAFLKTLEEPPKHAIFILATTEKHKILPTILSRCQIFDFKRITVKDAKEHLADVAESQGIVFEDDALHIIAQKADGAMRDALSIFDRVVSYCGTNLTRQAVTENLNVLDYETYISITDLLLENEIPKLLLAYNDILAKGFDGHHFIAGLASHFRDLLVSKTPSTIALLEVGEQAQQMYAVQSQKCSQEFLLKGIDIANDCDLKYKLSQNQRLLVELCLMQLASINFDGEKKKLSNS
- a CDS encoding DNA polymerase III subunit gamma/tau, yielding MEASGKTYVKPTSAYLTEEFNETDMRLHWNKYAERLGQKGLKIMESILLISDPVLNGTTISYELPNEGSKLDFEGQMNGLLGYLKGHLHNHDITIEVIVNEEIKAVRALNDQDRYNRFLEINPSIELLRTTFGLDINL
- a CDS encoding NAD(P)H-dependent oxidoreductase — its product is MKKILIINGHPNSESFNFGIAESYKSGAIASGAQVETITIANLNFNPNLKFGYQKRTGLEPDLLESWEKIKRADHLVWIHPVWWGGLPAITKGFIDRLFLPGMTFQYRENSVWWDKLLKGKTAHIITTLDQPGWYYRLFFGRPSVNQLKKSTLEFCGVKPVRVSYVGIIKGSNEEQRKKWLEKVYNLGLKNK
- a CDS encoding Crp/Fnr family transcriptional regulator, translated to MKTVFQSIQDFSDDELSLLDGLITFRTLKKGELLLTENQVCNEIVFIEKGILRSFFVNHKGDEITNCFAFENEFMASFASFITQEKAEENIQALTDTELQILDRKGLEKLYQSGFNWQETGRKLTELEFVNLHKRMISFQKLSGAERYEELCTNHQNYIQLIPLQYLASYLGITPRHLSRIRKAIVF
- a CDS encoding TMEM175 family protein, whose product is MNKGRLEAFSDGVLAIIITIMILEIKAPEGHEFSDLKPLIPKFLSYVLSFIYVGIYWNNHHYLLHGLSKVNGKVLWSNLHFLFWLSLIPVSTAWMGEHNFEKAAMSLYGTILLLSAISYVILQYTIMCSEGNDSALRRVLKKDFKGKISLVLYVIGIVTAFYNQWISGAAYFIVAMLWLIPDKRIERVFASED
- a CDS encoding Ppx/GppA phosphatase family protein — translated: MINIRKFAAIDIGSNAMRLLIANVVEQEGKEPQFNKSSLVRVPIRLGQDAFTVGEISPENIDRMVDAMKAFNLLMKVHKVERYMAFATSAMREAYNAKEVVALIKKKADIKIEIIDGKKEAAIIASTDLHHLIKSDETYLFVDVGGGSTEFTLFSDGKMITSRSFKAGTVRLLNNMVHDSVWDEIEKWIKTNTADYDEVTLIGSGGNINKLFKMSGKQQEKPLSYIYVNSQYAFLNSLTYEQRIAELGLNSDRADVIIHATRIYLNAMKWSGARQIYVPKIGLSDGIVKAMYFGKI